In Brienomyrus brachyistius isolate T26 unplaced genomic scaffold, BBRACH_0.4 scaffold44, whole genome shotgun sequence, the following are encoded in one genomic region:
- the atp10a gene encoding phospholipid-transporting ATPase VA — MARESGEAGALKSCEVRKRTKRKSKKESKSRVVRAGGAQEPHKRYANNKIKTTKYTLLSFLPKNLFEQFHRFANVYFVFIALLNFVPVVKAFQPVLALAPVIFILSVTAIKDLWEDYRRHRSDTEINHMDCLVYCQSQRRYVEKYWKQVRVGDFVRLRCNEILPADVLLLSSSDPDGLCHIETATLDGESNLKQRQVVRRFLDLDCEFDPSKYDSVIECEKPNNDLGRFRGYIIHRNGKRDGLNKDNLLLRGCTIRNTEEAVGIVIYAGHETKSMLNNNGPRYKRSKLERQMNIDVFWCVIILLVMCLFSAIGHGLWMFQYGETRPVFDVLSPGGTDLSPALSAVYLFLTMIIVFQVLIPISLFVSIEIVKICQVYIIHQDVELYDEETDSHLQCRALNITEDLGQMQYIFSDKTGTLTENKMVFRRCAVAGIEYSHDANARRLAMYQELDSEEEDCTSHGGTLPRRDSTGSHQSARVVLRSQSTKSHRRTGSRAEAKRASILSKHTAFSSPMEKDVTPDPQLLDKVNDCASQMEFMRLHAQPLAQLPSELSDIIDFFVALAICNTVVVSSPNQPRQKVRMRFELKSPVKTIEDFIKRFTPSRLTSGSNSSSSSSLATRSSAPRAGSSLLSSPSTEGTLLRLEEEKSPGPLEGSFRPVPPHSASEEAELRYEAESPDEAALVYAARAYKCALVGRLPDQVTVELPHLGKLTFELLHTLGFDSTRKRMSVVVRHPLTDEITVYTKGADSVIMDLLRPPTSDDTKGKRQRKTLYKTQNYLNLYAANGLRTLCIAKKVLSKEDYAAWLKSHLAAETTIQGREELLFESALRLETDLQLLGATGIEDRLQDGVPETIASLRKAGLQIWVLTGDKQETAINIAYACKLLDPEEEIITLNADSQEACAVLLEESLHYIRSKFLCDAPEQATRAPQDDPSSLPVLVHRLGLVIDGRTLAYALDRSLEDRFLAVARSCRSVLCCRSTPLQKSMVVKLVRNKLKVMTLAIGDGANDVSMIQVADVGVGISGQEGMQAVMASDFALPRFQYLQKLLLVHGHWCYSRLANMILYFFYKNAMFVALIFWYQFYCGFSGSAMIDQWFLIFFNLMFSAFPQLITGTLDKDVSAETLQDRPQLYMSGQNSEEYKPYMFWMNMIDAFYQSLVCFFIPYFAYSDSDVDLFTWGTPITSLALFTILLHLGIETKTWTWLNWASIAFSVALFLTIALCYNASCPSCYPPSNPYWTIQRQLANPLFYLLCLITPVAALLPRYFYRACQGTLFPGPVQLGRQLDRLPPEARRSALGQTKVTGGHHFASQPPLYHIPGFFCNHGAEGYKKREASTDSAKEGVGLSGGTATAEGGWGPDAKRSGLPPEVDTLLYLQGDASDGRSYANAAVAPSGFSLADRATPPPPFTQHECVPLTTAATCVQSAPGGEGLGLPPSTATRPEGRTADSLETTLL, encoded by the exons GAGTCAGCGACGTTACGTGGAGAAGTACTGGAAGCAGGTGCGCGTCGGAGACTTCGTCCGGCTGCGCTGCAATGAGATCCTGCCGGCGGACGtgttgctcctgagctccagCGACCCGGACGGGCTGTGCCACATTGAAACTGCCACACTGGACGGCGAGAGCAACCTGAAGCAGCGGCAGGTTGTGCGGCGCTTCCTGGACCTG GACTGTGAGTTTGACCCCTCCAAGTATGACAGCGTCATCGAGTGTGAGAAGCCAAACAATGATCTCGGCCGCTTCCGGGGTTACAT AATCCACCGGAATGGGAAGAGAGACGGACTGAATAAGGACAACCTGCTGCTCCGAGGCTGTACCATCAGGAACACGGAGGAGGCGGTGGGGATCGTCATTTACGCAG GCCATGAGACCAAATCCATGCTGAATAACAACGGCCCACGGTACAAGCGCAGCAAGCTAGAGCGGCAAATGAACATTGACGTCTTCTGGTGCGTCATCATCCTGCTGGTGATGTGCCTGTTCTCCGCCATCG gccatGGACTGTGGATGTTCCAGTACGGGGAGACCAGACCTGTCTTTGATGTCCTCAGCCCGGGGGGGACAGACTTGTCACCCGCCCTGTCTGCTGTCTACCTGTTCCTCACCATGATCATTGTGTTCCAG GTTCTGATTCCCATCTCCCTCTTCGTCTCCATCGAGATCGTGAAGATTTGCCAGGTGTACATCATTCATCAGGATGTGGAGCTTTACGACGAGGAGACAGACTCGCACCTGCAGTGTCGCGCGCTTAACATCACCGAGGATCTGGGCCAGATGCAGTACATCTTCTCGGACAAGACGGGCACGCTGACGGAGAACAAGATGGTGTTCCGGCGCTGCGCGGTGGCGGGCATCGAGTACTCGCACGACGCTAACG CACGCCGGCTGGCCATGTACCAGGAGCTGGATTCCGAGGAGGAGGACTGCACCTCCCATGGGGGCACACTGCCGCGGCGGGACAGCACCGGCAGCCACCAGAGCGCCCGCGTGGTCCTGCGCTCCCAGAGCACCAAGTCCCACCGCCGCACGGGCAGCCGGGCCGAGGCCAAGCGGGCCAGCATCCTGTCCAAACATACGGCCTTCAGCAGCCCCATG GAGAAGGACGTCACGCCCGACCCTCAGCTCCTGGACAAGGTGAACGACTGCGCTAGCCAGATGGAATTCATGCGCCTTCACGCTCAGCCGCTGGCCCAGCTGCCCTCCGAGCTCTCGGACATCATTGATTTCTTCGTGGCGCTCGCCATCTGCAACACCGTCGTGGTGTCGTCGCCCAACCAGCCGCGCCAAAAG GTGCGGATGAGGTTTGAGCTGAAGTCGCCCGTGAAGACCATCGAGGACTTCATCAAGCGCTTTACTCCCAGCCGCCTCACCTCGGGATCGAACAGCAGCAGCTCGTCCAGCTTGGCCACCAGAAGCTCCGCACCACGGGCTGGCTCCAGCCTCCTGTCGTCGCCGTCCACCGAGGGCACCCTCCTCAGGCTGGAGGAGGAAAAGTCCCCAGGCCCCCTGGAAGGATCCTTCCGACCTGTCCCACCACACTCGGCTTCTGAGGAAGCAGAGCTCCGCTACGAGGCAGAGTCGCCGGATGAGGCAGCCCTGGTCTACGCCGCTCGAGCCTACAAGTGCGCCCTGGTTGGCCGGCTCCCTGACCAAGTGACTGTGGAGCTGCCTCACCTGGGCAAGCTGACCTTCGAGCTGCTGCACACTCTGGGATTCGACTCGACCCGGAAGCGCATGTCTGTGGTGGTCCGCCACCCCCTGACAGACGAGATCACGGTTTACACCAAAGGAGCAGACTCTGTTATCATGGACCTCCTAAGACCGCCCACCTCAG ATGACACCAAAGGCAAACGACAGAGGAAAACACTCTACAAAACCCAAAACTATCTCAACCTTTATGCCGCCAATGGACTCCGAACACTCTGCATCGCCAAAAAG GTCCTCAGCAAGGAGGACTATGCTGCCTGGCTGAAAAGCCACTTGGCAGCGGAGACTACCATCCAGGGCCGGGAGGAGCTGCTCTTTGAGTCTGCCCTGCGTTTGGAGACCGACCTCCAGCTCCTAG GAGCCACCGGCATCGAGGACCGGCTCCAGGACGGCGTCCCCGAGACCATCGCATCGCTGCGAAAGGCTGGTTTGCAGATCTGGGTGCTAACTGGGGACAAGCAGGAGACGGCCATCAACATCGCCTACGCGTGCAAGCTGCTCGACCCCGAGGAGGAGATCATCACCCTGAATGCCGACTCGCAG GAAGCCTGTGCCGTTCTATTGGAGGAGAGCTTACACTACATCCGGTCCAAATTCCTCTGCGACGCCCCGGAACAGGCCACCCGTGCTCCGCAGGATGACCCTTCCTCCCTGCCCGTCCTGGTGCACCGGCTGGGCCTGGTAATCGACGGGCGTACTCTGGCCTACGCCCTGGACAGGAGCCTGGAGGACAGGTTCCTGGCGGTGGCCCGGAGCTGCCGCTCGGTGCTGTGCTGCCGGTCCACGCCACTGCAGAAGAGCATGGTGGTGAAGCTGGTGCGGAACAAGCTGAAGGTCATGACCTTGGCCATAG GGGACGGGGCTAATGACGTCAGCATGATCCAGGTGGCCGATGTGGGCGTCGGAATCTCGGGCCAGGAGGGGATGCAG GCTGTGATGGCCAGTGACTTTGCCCTCCCGCGCTTCCAGTACCTGCAGAAGCTGCTGCTGGTCCACGGTCACTGGTGCTATTCCCGCTTGGCCAACATGATCCTCTACTTCTTCTACAAGAACGCG ATGTTTGTCGCCCTTATCTTCTGGTATCAGTTCTACTGTGGCTTCTCTGGCTCGGCCATGATCGACCAGTGGTTTCTTATCTTCTTCAACCTGATGTTCTCCGCCTTCCCTCAACTGATCACCGGCACCCTGGATAAGGACGTGTCAGCAGAGACGCTCCAGGACCGACCTCAGCTCTACATGAGTGGGCAGAACTCGGAG GAATACAAGCCATACATGTTCTGGATGAATATGATTGATGCCTTCTACCAGAGTCTGGTCTGCTTCTTTATTCCTTACTTT GCGTACTCCGACTCAGACGTTGACCTCTTCACTTGGGGCACTCCCATCACCAGCCTGGCACTCTTCACCATCCTGTTGCACTTGGGCATCGAGACAAAAACCTGG ACTTGGCTGAACTGGGCCTCCATCGCCTTCAGCGTTGCCCTGTTCCTAACCATAGCTCTCTGCTACAACGCCTCCTGTCCTTCCTGCTACCCACCCTCCAACCCCTACTGGACCATCCAGCGGCAACTGGCCAACCCGCTCTTCTACCTGCTCTGCCTCATTACCCCTGTCGCCGCCCTGCTGCCCCG ATATTTCTACAGGGCGTGTCAAGGCACCCTCTTTCCTGGCCCGGTCCAGTTGGGGCGTCAGCTGGACAGGCTGCCCCCCGAGGCCCGGAGGAGCGCGCTCGGCCAGACAAAAGTGACGGGGGGGCATCACTTTGCCTCCCAGCCGCCCCTCTACCACATTCCCGGGTTTTTCTGCAACCATGGAGCAGAGGGATACAAGAAGCGGGAGGCCTCCACGGACTCGGCCAAGGAGGGGGTAGGCCTCTCTGGAGGCACGGCCACGGCCGAGGGCGGCTGGGGACCAGACGCTAAGCGCAGCGGCCTGCCTCCTGAAGTGGACACGCTGCTGTACTTGCAGGGGGATGCATCCGACGGGCGTTCCTATGCAAACGCGGCTGTCGCACCTTCAGGTTTCAGCCTCGCGGACAGAGCAACGCCCCCACCCCCGTTTACGCAGCATGAGTGTGTGCCACTGACGACGGCAGCCACCTGCGTACAGAGTGCCCCCGGAGGGGAGGGGCTCGGACTCCCTCCCAGTACTGCGACGAGGCCGGAGGGGAGGACGGCGGATTCCCTCGAGACGACCTTATTATGA